In Bosea sp. ANAM02, a single genomic region encodes these proteins:
- a CDS encoding DNA adenine methylase encodes MRWLGGKWVLAPRIIAKFPPHRIYTEPFCGAASVLMRKPRSYAEVINDVDSDVCNLFSVLRDETESKRLIELLHLTPFAREEFELAYEPAEERIEQVRRMVVRSYLGFGSESANVEARTGFRANSNRSGTTPAHDWANYPEALPAIVERLRGVIIENRPAVSILRAHDSEETLHYLDPPYMPETRSPKSRKGSGGYHRYRHEMEVGDHEELLDAILELKGMIVISGYASALYDGRLGGWERFEMDALADGARPRKEVLWLSPSASNAARRHAAGPLFNLEAVA; translated from the coding sequence ATGCGCTGGCTCGGCGGCAAGTGGGTGCTCGCTCCGCGCATCATTGCCAAGTTCCCGCCCCACCGCATCTACACCGAGCCGTTTTGCGGCGCCGCAAGCGTCCTGATGCGGAAGCCGCGGTCCTATGCCGAGGTCATCAACGACGTCGACAGCGACGTCTGCAACCTCTTCAGCGTGCTCCGGGATGAGACGGAATCGAAGCGGCTGATCGAGCTTCTCCACCTGACACCATTCGCCCGGGAAGAGTTCGAGCTCGCTTACGAGCCGGCGGAGGAACGCATTGAGCAGGTGCGTCGGATGGTCGTCCGCTCCTATCTCGGCTTCGGTTCCGAAAGTGCCAACGTCGAGGCCAGGACCGGCTTTCGTGCCAACTCAAATCGCTCGGGAACGACGCCGGCCCATGACTGGGCCAACTACCCGGAGGCCTTGCCGGCAATCGTCGAGCGCCTCAGGGGCGTCATCATCGAGAATAGGCCGGCCGTCTCGATCCTGCGCGCGCATGATAGCGAGGAGACCCTCCACTATCTCGATCCACCGTACATGCCGGAGACCCGATCACCAAAGTCTCGGAAGGGTTCCGGCGGCTACCATCGCTATCGCCATGAGATGGAAGTCGGCGACCACGAGGAGCTTCTCGACGCAATCCTCGAACTAAAGGGGATGATCGTGATCTCCGGATACGCGTCCGCGCTTTACGACGGGAGGCTCGGCGGCTGGGAGCGCTTCGAGATGGATGCTCTGGCCGATGGAGCGCGTCCCCGCAAAGAAGTTCTGTGGTTGTCGCCGAGCGCTTCCAATGCGGCCCGCCGCCATGCAGCGGGCCCACTCTTCAATCTGGAGGCTGTCGCCTAG
- a CDS encoding RNA-guided endonuclease TnpB family protein gives MLLTYRYKLKPTRAQYAALDRLLEAQRQLYNAALQERIEAWRKAGKSISKIDQNKSLTQIRSCDETYASMPVSLSRWSLARLDDAMAGFFARVKRGQSPGFPRFKPRSRWNSFGFDEWKGIRLFSDRLLLKPIVGGLRLNLHRQIPEGSSIKSCAFTRRGRHWCITMAVDVPAAEAHAAPDSAVGLDVGIEHLATLSDGSQVENIRPRSRREKELRRAQRALARCKRGSKRRRKVRERLAAAQLRIQQARTSHLHEVSAGLAMRYAFIAVEDLKLRNMTRSARGTADEPGTNVQQKAGLNRELLDAAPARLIQMLTYKAERAGGMVVRVDPRRTSLECSSCGTIVEKALSERRHVCSCGADLHRDHNAAINILNRALAAHGRAKPPGDVNVGHQPERRLGTAVAKAA, from the coding sequence ATGCTGCTGACCTACCGCTACAAATTGAAGCCGACGAGGGCGCAATACGCAGCTCTCGATCGGCTGCTTGAGGCACAGCGGCAGCTCTACAACGCAGCGCTGCAGGAGCGCATTGAGGCCTGGCGTAAGGCTGGAAAATCGATCTCGAAGATCGACCAGAACAAGTCCCTGACCCAGATCAGAAGCTGCGATGAGACCTATGCCTCGATGCCCGTCTCGCTCTCGCGCTGGTCGCTCGCCCGGCTCGATGACGCCATGGCTGGCTTCTTCGCTCGGGTGAAGCGCGGGCAGAGCCCTGGTTTTCCGCGTTTCAAGCCCAGGTCTAGGTGGAATAGCTTCGGGTTTGACGAGTGGAAGGGCATCAGGCTGTTCTCGGACAGGCTGTTGCTGAAGCCGATCGTTGGTGGGCTCCGTCTCAACCTGCATCGTCAGATCCCGGAAGGCTCGTCGATCAAGTCCTGCGCCTTCACCAGGCGAGGCCGGCATTGGTGCATCACCATGGCCGTCGACGTCCCAGCCGCCGAGGCTCACGCGGCGCCCGACAGTGCGGTGGGCCTTGATGTTGGCATCGAGCATCTCGCGACGCTGAGCGACGGCAGCCAAGTCGAGAACATCCGACCGCGATCGCGGCGCGAGAAGGAGCTCCGTCGCGCCCAGCGCGCGCTCGCCCGCTGCAAACGCGGCTCGAAGCGCAGACGCAAGGTGCGGGAGCGCTTGGCGGCCGCCCAGCTTCGGATCCAGCAGGCCAGGACTTCTCACCTCCACGAGGTGTCGGCCGGGCTGGCGATGCGCTACGCCTTCATCGCGGTGGAGGACCTGAAGCTGAGAAACATGACCAGGTCAGCGCGGGGAACCGCGGACGAGCCTGGCACAAATGTCCAGCAGAAGGCCGGCCTGAACCGGGAACTGCTGGATGCAGCTCCCGCGCGTCTGATCCAGATGCTGACCTACAAGGCTGAAAGGGCCGGTGGGATGGTTGTCAGGGTCGATCCCCGTCGCACCTCACTGGAGTGCTCCTCCTGCGGGACGATCGTGGAGAAGGCGCTTTCCGAGCGACGTCACGTTTGCAGTTGCGGTGCTGACCTGCACCGCGACCACAACGCGGCGATCAACATTTTGAACCGGGCGCTTGCCGCCCACGGGCGGGCTAAGCCGCCCGGAGACGTGAACGTGGGGCATCAGCCCGAGCGTCGTCTCGGAACCGCGGTCGCCAAGGCAGCCTAG
- a CDS encoding nucleoside monophosphate kinase — protein MRVARLAFLGPPGAGKGTQASLLSKRLGAAHLSTGAMLRAMAATDTDLGREVRGRIEGGGFVRHSGIRG, from the coding sequence ATGCGTGTCGCACGCCTTGCATTCCTCGGCCCTCCGGGCGCTGGTAAGGGGACTCAGGCTTCGCTTTTGTCGAAGCGCCTCGGAGCCGCGCACCTCTCCACCGGAGCGATGCTGAGAGCGATGGCTGCTACCGATACCGACCTGGGTCGCGAGGTTCGGGGTAGGATCGAAGGCGGTGGCTTTGTTAGGCACTCCGGCATCCGAGGTTGA
- a CDS encoding OmpA family protein, producing MPGAGVRRIEDVRARRQRFEEAGTTIIREPGRVITQERGQTFLRHDENARFARFGAPISQERRGGEIWTTWARPGGGQLVSVTDLDGRLLRRIRRPAGGGEHVIVDNGWRRPRHGVRPVIVILPPIEMLNPGELTILNDGHEAETFSSTWSLGPVVPLDQVYELDQVRFSPSLRSRMRAVELGGISFDTGSWALDQADLNALSLVASAIQSVLGASPNEIFLVEGHTGRGGNEIDNLSLSDRRAEAIAEVLTQMGIPPENLVVQGYGDTVPRDEGRSRSARDDDRILIRRITPLLAPAS from the coding sequence ATGCCCGGCGCTGGCGTTCGCCGGATTGAGGATGTTCGAGCGCGACGCCAGCGGTTCGAGGAAGCCGGTACGACCATCATCCGCGAGCCGGGCCGTGTGATCACGCAAGAGCGCGGCCAAACCTTCCTCCGCCATGACGAGAATGCTCGCTTCGCGCGGTTCGGCGCGCCTATCTCCCAGGAAAGACGGGGAGGCGAGATCTGGACAACTTGGGCCCGCCCTGGCGGAGGGCAGCTCGTCTCGGTCACGGATCTCGATGGACGTCTGCTGCGCAGGATCCGCCGCCCCGCCGGTGGCGGCGAACACGTTATCGTCGACAACGGGTGGCGCCGTCCGCGCCATGGAGTTCGCCCCGTCATCGTGATCCTGCCGCCGATCGAGATGCTCAATCCGGGAGAGCTGACCATCCTCAACGATGGCCACGAGGCTGAGACTTTCAGCTCGACTTGGTCGCTTGGTCCAGTTGTGCCACTTGACCAAGTCTACGAACTCGATCAGGTCCGCTTCAGCCCGAGCCTGCGGTCGAGGATGCGCGCGGTCGAGCTGGGTGGCATAAGCTTCGACACCGGCAGTTGGGCGCTCGACCAGGCCGATCTCAACGCACTTTCCCTCGTCGCCTCTGCGATTCAGAGCGTGCTCGGAGCAAGTCCCAACGAGATCTTCCTCGTCGAAGGCCATACGGGAAGAGGCGGCAATGAGATCGACAACCTCTCGCTGTCCGACCGGCGAGCGGAAGCCATTGCGGAGGTGCTCACTCAGATGGGCATCCCGCCCGAGAACCTCGTGGTCCAGGGCTATGGAGATACGGTCCCACGGGACGAGGGTCGCAGTCGTTCAGCGCGCGACGACGATCGAATCCTCATCCGCCGGATCACCCCGCTGCTAGCCCCTGCCAGCTGA
- the ndk gene encoding nucleoside-diphosphate kinase — translation MSTERTFAMIKPDATRRHLVGQILEMAGAAGLHVRAMKRLRLDDQDASLMYAEHEGKSWLPEQIAYMTSGAVVAIVFEGQDAITRWRALMGPTDHTKAPAGTIRNKFAISYRENSVHGSDSPEAANREIPLFFASSEIA, via the coding sequence TTGTCGACTGAGCGCACCTTCGCCATGATCAAGCCGGACGCTACGCGCCGGCACCTCGTTGGCCAGATCCTGGAAATGGCCGGCGCAGCGGGACTTCATGTTCGCGCGATGAAGCGACTGAGGCTCGACGATCAGGACGCCTCGCTCATGTATGCCGAGCACGAAGGGAAGTCATGGCTTCCCGAACAGATCGCCTACATGACGTCGGGAGCCGTCGTCGCGATCGTTTTCGAGGGCCAGGACGCCATCACCCGCTGGCGGGCGCTGATGGGACCCACCGATCACACGAAGGCGCCGGCCGGCACGATCCGGAACAAGTTCGCGATCTCCTATCGCGAGAACAGCGTCCACGGCTCGGACTCGCCGGAAGCAGCGAACCGCGAGATCCCGCTCTTCTTCGCCAGCTCCGAGATCGCGTGA